CGATTTACCGTGCggtgctaagcaatcgtttagtcagttactaagtaatgaagcttgctgagttaaacgatcgtctagtgcacacgCGCATTAAACAATACGTGagcatcccatcgtctacatgacccgatactcagcgatcgcttaccccatcgtctacacgaccagatcaacccttgatcgtctccttcctcgaagaactgcaACTCTTGCTCCAATCTTCttgacgaacgactcaagactcaaactgactttgaattacagactcgataacgattaataaagcccaaaaacgcaggggcctttacagtcaaccgaaaatgtaaaagaattaaatcaaaccaagGCTAACATCCcagaaaacatccattaatccacacatccacaacaatttaatgATAAACAGAGCAGACATGTACCCACCAAGAACGGTATGTAATtcgttgcaacaatgaaattggaatatcagaacttggctctgataccaattgaaggaactcttatcgaagagcatccatgagcgcattcgaatattttttatttcattgtgaccaaaatacaacacatacattctaatatatagttatgcaaattaacactaattaaggGCATGCTTCAaacaataaaacacaagggaaagagttttcataccagttaaagactctcttcaaacgtCAAACTCAAAGCAGCGGAAGAACCTCTATACCAACTACCCAGCAAACTAATCGGCTGcggcagcacgatcgtctacacgaacgacagCAACACAAACAGTCACGAACAAGTAAAcagcggggatgacaccactaagtgggaatccaaagtgtggtctttggtgaatttggtagaggtaagaggaaagacagatcgtgtagatgataaacaagtgggagagaaagagctatcgtataacagggatgcttatcgtttagatgaagctacacgatcgtgtaggttttactaagcgatcgtttgataaaaggtagacaatcgtttagaaaacgcggCATGCTATGCGActgtttaggaaagctaagcgatcgtttagggacaggcgtgcgatcgtttaggcgctggtgtgcgatcatttagacaatAAGCTACTATCGTATAAGCTCTCAAGCTAGGCAATcgtttacgttttcacaccgattgcaaattttcaaactctttaaaaaatgaaactaattttcattttattcattggttaccataaccgaatgaGGCTGCTCCCACTAAGCATGATTGAGGAGAATAAAatggccaattatctcataaataaccaatttaataataaatgaatataatcatattatattcttgccctatagtttgatatcatatatctactatagtaatttctccttcaccctatataaattatatttatatctaatttcctccaaaattaatgtatcttatacatttagccaattatatcatatataattaaccagttcaattatatcatatataatcgaactccctattatcaatttgaacatttgaaactAACCCAAACAccgattctcgactttatccaagctacctaggggacctaatggacctgtggctcgaagctccaacagtccatgaatagctgactaaactctttagccacgagatccaccatccattaactgtcaggcattctactaaagaccaatagctaaactcttcttaccacagatatatttctgtgttcatcggatataaccaatcatgagtacgatgacccttcacagatgctcgtaagtacagttgggccaatttaccattttgcccctatagttatatctcactccttaagtaccactgattcctctaatgaacaatacaacatagtccaactatgtgtgaacacctctcgggccaagtgaagatgtgtggcgccacatcgttcaagccctagaattagcccttaagggagctatcttatctacttacccttacctCGGGGAaatagtgaattccatcttgtgtagctgagttcccaactcctaaatcagacaaatctccaaaatgataggtttagatcggcgacctggccattcgcacccatacaaatcaaaggattgccctcaatggcaggagttcccaacttactcaggattgtggtcatgttacctatggtcatcatagtaaagtgaagtctctgtcatgaacggtgttatataacgagatgttaatatttcatggtcaagtcttatacaaactctttgtataggatgcccccgctcgcatgtcccctacacgaatgatcaagatcaaaccatctgtgacaagtcacaacacttgtgaccattccacaaagcaggccgcatccatagcgttactaggataaggtttccctcctatatccatatactacagaccattttggttatcactcaagacatgatccacttatatgtcaccggctcaccacatacatgcttaagttacatacagataaccagggattttatgtttattagtttgtggtaaagcaaataaaacatacaactgagcaaaatcaagatgtgaagtaaatatcatatattatacaacacaagcgttcgtagaAACTGTtaaactacaggatacgagactttagggcatcaactccaacaccttatccatctactacaaacctttCAGGttgttacttaaacatgatccatttgtatgtcaccacatatatgaaTGGAAACACTTACTTACTCTGGTACATCAACAAGTATATTAGTAATATATTTGACATGCTTTAATGTTTTGTACATTAGTCAATTGATTATACGAAATAGGGCTTTCCACATAAAAGGTGTTAAAACAAGGCCTATATTAGATTaatgttttgaacatttcatttttttttttttaaaaaaaaatccattagaATTTGTTTTTCCACTAATATCAGTGGCTAATTACAATTTAGGTCTTGgcctcatatatatatataaagtgtTGATTCTCTCTACTTCATACATAGGCTTAGGGCTTCACACACATTAATgttcctttttaaaaaagaaaaaaaaaagttgaaactCTTCCACTTCCCCTTTCTTCCTCCtccatctcttttctcctttCGGTGGTGTGAGTTGCAGGTGGGAAATGGACGACGTGGCCGAATCGATAGTTGGCGATGGGAGACGGACGACGTAGTGCGAATCTTCCAGCGCGGGGCACGTAAAACCACAACCAATGGTGCAAAAACCCCCTTTCCCTTCATTAACGTTCTTCATCGTCGGTAGGAATCTCATTGGCTTCCCCAATCCCAGTTGCACCATCCCCTGCTTAGCCACCAACGTTGCATGGTCCTCTCTGATCACCGTAGATCCCCATCctccaaagaaagaaaatgaacaacATAATTCTGTTGTAGAAATGGAAGTCGCCACCATTGAaactgttgaggttgatgccctaaatctcgtagggttctatagtttgtaaatattttgaacaaactcattgtttatttaataaataatatgatattttattccatattttagttgcattaaccacaaaccaataaactaacatctaaggttatcttgtggcttaaacatgtatgtagacacatacaggtagatcatgtttaagtgataacctaaatgatgtgtagtagatggataaggttgggtaccttatcttagtgacactacgagtatgacccactttgtaggtgttacaattgttgtaaagtgctacaaatgatctgatcctgatcattcatgtatataCATgtaagcggggatattctatacaaacaTGATCGTAAAGGTTGATGATAACATATTAACTCAAATGGTCAAATGTTGAGTAAGAatatgtttgagagtgattttgagATGATCAAAAtcaccttttctttttcttttttttttttttttttttgccaaaatccttttttcttaaaatgatgGTGTTTGGCATGagctaaaatcaattttaaaaaaaaatctaaaattatatGATTTTGAAGGAATTAGTTGAGAGGTGATTTATGTTTAGTGATTGACCGAAAATCAGtcccaaaatggtagtttttgttaaaataatGTTGGGTAGctattttgaaatcatttttgtttagttttaatattggAACAAAAGATGAGAGACaataaatcattaataaaacaaacaattatacgttttttgaattttctttggatatatattataaacattCACCTTAGTCAAAATATCAACCACGTATATGAgaatttaatgataaaataaatagaaatagatatTTACCacaattatttagttaaataataatatctcaAATAGAAAATACAATTTTGAATTGGGTAACTctaaattcaagaacaaaaataataattccaAATCAAGAAAATCACTTTTAAGAGTTTGGAaccaaacataaatttgattatttaaaaattagttgtatctaaatctttttttctaaaatcactATTCTAACACCCTAAAGACgacctaaaaaaaataaaggataaaTTCAGTATATGTGTTAATGAAATTGCACAAAATCAACGTATTGGTCATAATCAAACAGCGTGTAAAATTCAATCTATTGAATGATAATTCTATTGGGTTTATTAAGAGTAGAGTTAGTAAATATAAGTTATAATTAAGTATATCAATGAATTGTAGTTAATTGTcatgaatatgagtaaatgagTGCATCAATAACatattctttcttcttcttcttctttttcagtGATGTACATTCTTAATTGCTTATATTAAGAAGGTTGTGAAAGGAAAAAGGTAGTTTAAATCTAAAGTGGGTTAATTAATGATATAGGCGCATCATTAGTATGCtacaagaaaatatttggaGATGGTGAATATTTACGTCTTTCATAAATCAAGAGTCATAAGTCTGCTTTTTCTATATGTTTCTCAAACTAATTCAAACATACTCATCATCCTGAATTAAGTCACATGTCAAAATACGCATAGTTTAATTAACATCATGTTTAATCTATCAACCTTAAAATTAGAGGTTCAATTTCCCTACCCACtattctaaaatttgaaaaaagaaaaaaaaaagtcaagttgCAAGATCAAATTTATTAAGATTACATTTGAAAACAGTTCagagtttaattgataaaattataagtcaCCCATGATATTGATCCAAACAGAATTTAATAAGATGTTCAAATTGATGCATTTACAAAAGTTCAATTTAAACAATACGATgattagtttagagtttaagTTGATAGAATTTATGAGTATAAATTAATATTCTCTctttaattcattctaaaattTTCATTCATCAACAATAAATTCTCTAATAAGAACcctttaaattttcaagatACATATTAACATTCATCCATGACATATTTTTAAAGCTTAATCctattcttcttctctctttttcagTCTTCTAAAATTTTCTAGTTAGAAACCCAAGTTTGAAATTCGGACGCATGGTGTCATAGTCATACTTCTCGTGTGGCACTATGATTCACAAACAATCATGGTTAGCTTTAGGGGAAACTCAAGTCATCCTATCGccttttcaattggtatcagaaagGGTCACTTTTATCTCAGGTGCTTCGATCATGAACGGGATCAAAGAAGATGGTTCTACCACTCGTCTCCCTATTCTAGATGGAACAAACTATTCATATTGGAAAGCTCGAATGACtgctttttttattattctaacATCTCTTAGTAAACACCTAAATTTGATAAGTTGTCTTTTATATGGATCACATCCATACATGAATGAATACATTCATTCTATGTATAACCcatctataaaaaaaacaatcaacagATACCTAAACTCAAAGAGTTGTGTCCCAAAGATCGAATAGTATCAACGGATATCTAAACTCAAATTGTCACATTTTTATACAAGCATCACATTCATATAGGAATGTAAACACTTATTTAATACGTGCaaccacttacacccaataagTTTGTACCCTCAAAAAGTCCGGCCAAGGGCAAAGTAGTCATTTGCTAAAATTGTAGGGGCAAAAGGTGAATGTACAAAATCTCCTACTTTCctccttttaatatatatataaagttatcAAATTTaagagataattattttaaatgataaaattgctaACAATactttcaaatataacaaaatatcacaatctattaATTTTAGACATCtacattttattttgttatattcgTAAATAAATGTACTCattgtgttatatttaaaatcaaGCTGACACCCCATCCTAGTGATATATGTATATCAATTAATGAAGATAATGCTTTCTAGATGTCCTCTGGGgatcaaattttcaaatatttgattcaAATAATCTCCCAATAATTCTGGTGGAATCTCATCGTCGCTGTGAACGATGAGTTCGACGGCGCCGTCGCCGGTGGTGGTTGCGGCTTCTCCTTCCGATCAATCACACAGTCTTCACAACGTTTTCGTCTATGGAAGTCTCTTAGCCGATGACGTCGTTCGCGTTCTTCTGAAGCGCATTCCTCAGTCGTCTTCTGCGGTTCTCCATGGCTAGTCAGTCTGTTCTTACGTACTCTTTTTCTATCTATTTCGCATAATTTCTCCGTCTAAATTGAGGATGGAAACAAATGGAACGAATTTCTGTACCAATTTGGTTTCGTAACTTCTTAGGCTAATGAATCGTGATGTTTATTCCACACAATCGATATCTAAACTAGTCTGGAGAATGAGTCTGTCATTTAGGGATATTAATATTATTCATCTGCTGGTCATTTAGGGATTCATATGCGCGAATTTTGTTGTGAAAAATGGGTTGTTTTGAATCTGCAGCCAGAGATTTAGCGTTAGAGGACGTGTGTATCCAGCTATTTTGCCTGTTGAGAATAACAGAGTTACCGGAAAGGTAAACGAAACCTACATCTCCTTTTTGAAGCTCTGGATTTGCGTTTATTTGttttctctctttcattgtattcttCTCACACCTGGAGAGATTCCTGAGATGTTCTAATTGAATTCTCTGATGATTTATCTTCCCCTCCTGTTTTGGTGTCTTTGTCTAGTTAGTTGAAAACTGATTAAGAATTTGTTTTGAGGTGTACTAGATGATCAAGAAAAATGACACATATGATCCAAAATAAAAggcataaaagaaaaattggtaccattttaaaaatcaacGAAATTTGGTATTCTACTTATGCATAACTGTGTAAAATTACCACTTTAACCCTAAAtgtattattttctattttcttcgttttgtagtttttttttttttttttcatttttttttgagtttcttctttttcctttttccttttttctatgATTCTTTTTTTTGGCCTTTGCGTTTTTCTTTctacatttcttcttccttttgttCGTgcatttctttttttccctttctttgcGTTTTTTTATGCATTTCTTTGAATTGAGAATCAAACATAGAGTATATAACATTAGAGCATACATCGAGCATCAAGTGAACTTGTGAATCGAATATAGAGCATACAACATAGGACCTAGAGTATTGAGGATCGAGTAGCATGTAACTAGTATATAGTATAGAGCATATAAAATAGAGCATATAGTGTAATGCATCAAGTATGAAGCATCAAGTATCAAAGATCGAGGATCAAGGGTCGAGTAGCATGTAGCTAGTATATAGCATAAAACATAGAGTGTAGAGCATCAAGCATAGAGTGTAGAATATCAAGCATTGAGCATCAAGTATTGAAGATCAAgtatcgagcatcgagtatcgagtatcgaagatcgaggatcgagtatcgagtatcgagtataaAAAGAACTTATAAATTATAGCAAGTGGATGAGTTTTAGGGTCGAATGAATAAATTCACGGGATGTTGACATAAGCAAAATGctgtttttcatttaatttcaaaaagtaCCCGTTTTTCATTTGaccctccaaaaaaaaaaaaaaaaaaaaccttaattcGAACTCCAACTCTTCCATTAATTTTTCTCTAAATCATGTTGctaaccatttcattttccaTTATGAGTAAGCATTTCTTATGCTTGTGGAATGTCAAAGATTTTTTTGCTTTCTTGTGTAATCTAAACATGGACATGGcatatgttaaatttatatCCTCCCTTCATAAGGAATAGTTATGTTCATTGGCAGGTTCTCTTCGGCATCACGAAACCCGAACTGGATATTTTTGATATATTTGAAGATGTTGAATATGAAAGAAGCGTTGTTGAAGTTTCCTTGGCGGTAAATATTGGAAACCTTTTAGTTCTTGTGAAGGAACTTATCTTTGGCTATGGATATtgatttaaaagttaaaagaggATTACTGAATATGCATTGCCTTTTTGGTTTGAACTCCTTGTTTGTCATTTGTTAATAGATCTTccacttttgaaattttgttgaagtgtttgaatgttgtttttgtttttgaaatttggttaataatttaaatgtttacctacaaaacaaaaaaccaaaagtccttgaaaagaaataagaaacaagcacaattttcaaaaaaatcaaaatcaaaatccagAGTTAACAAATGGGGCTAAACAGtagatttgtttaatttttgtaaCCATTTTTTCAGTAATTCTACTAATGTTTGGCACATATTTCTATGCACAATCTCTGCTCTTTTTTTTTGTCTTCTCAGGATGGTTCAGAGAAATTATCAGCTCTTACTTATGTTTGGAGCAACAACAGAGATCCAGACCTCTTGTATGGAGACTGGAATTTCGAGGTAATATACCAAATCATCCCTAGGCTTTCAggaaattaattcaatattttgaagggtaattattttaaatagcaaaattgctaaaaatattttcaaatatagtaaaatgttaatGTCCATCtcgatagatagtgatagatattgatagatatcTATCGGTGTTAATGATAGActctgatagatgtctatcaatatctatctaTCATGATaaacagtgacattttgttatatttgtaaataagttgaccCAATTTTCTACATTTGAAAACACCCTATTTCAAAATTCTTATGTTTACTCTTAGGACTCGTTTGGATCGCACACATTATTTTATAggtatagatattaaatatcttagaTCTGAATGtctggattttaaatgtctgagataattaatgtatttatttggatatgcaaaataattaatctctgaaagttaaatatgtgtgatcaatttatcaattttatatatagaaacaaaaattaaataattacttaactAAATTCAATAGACCAATTATTGTAGTAATCAAACAAATTTAGcattatttaatcaataaaaataaaaataaatgaataatttaatattaaatcttttattaaacataattaactgatttaaattatatactaaaaataataaaattattgtaaattaattagaatattgataatcataataataataataatttatattaaatagttgaGATAGCGTAAAAtattaattgaaatttattaaatctaattaatatatttatatttaatagttaattaaaattaataataatgaataattgatattaatttattaattaattaagctatatTTTAACCGATCATCTCCAAGCATAAAAAATTCACACTTCCTTGGATAATAATATCCTAGATTTTTAATGCTGAAATTTTTTGAAACgaacaaaatattaaatatctgtTTGAAATCTCATGGAAAACCTATGAAACAAATAGACCTTTAAGACCCGTTTAGATTGCAAAATTGTTTTATGGGTATCGATATTAAATATCTAGGATTTGAATGTCTgggttttaattaatatttgaaagttaaatatgtGTTTTCAATTCACCAATTTTGTATATAGAAACCAAAATTAAgtaagtatttaaataaatacaagAGACCAATTATTATAGTCATCAAATAAATTTAGCATTATTTAAtgaataacaataaaaataaatgaatacttTTATATGAGACCtttattaaacataattaattaatttaaattaattactaaaaataattaaattattataaattaattagaatatcgATATTAATCATCATAATAATGTatattaattggttaagataatataaaatattaattataaagatattagttgaaatttattaagtctaattaatatatttgtatttaataattaattaatattaatttattaattaattaaagtataTTTTTCTTGGTTATCTCCTAGGCATAAAAATCCCACACTTGTATTAAAAACGTATGTCATATGGGTTTTGAAATTCCATGAATAATAATAtcctagattttaaaaattgaattttgtgaaaCAAACAAGATATTTCTGTCTGAAATCTCATGGAAAAATTGTGAAACAAACACCACTTGaaaatgataattttaaaaagtgggTGATTTTGAAATGACCAAACTCACATTTTTCATATTCAAAATTACGTCAAAACACGACTTTAATCGCTCAAAATTAGTTTGATATGTCATTTTACCCTTTTCaatacaattttcatatcatcaagatttgttttgaaggattaaaaacatatttaaaggtgattttaactattttataatcactctcaaacatgcTTTTGAGTAAGATTTTGAAGATAAACAAATTGGATAACATGTCAATTGACTTTTGGGTGCTTTCAAACCATTCAAATAAGTTAATAATATAATAGTGTTATGATAAATTAACCTTTTCTTcacaaatttttttcctttttttttaacaaaggaCCTAAAATCAAGAATTTTAAAAGATACCAAATTGAGAACTAACCTAAACACTAACAACTATTGTTGTGTATTGTCTTGCCTAAAATTTAAATCCAATATGGTAGGTTATGGAACAGAGTCCTTCCTTTTTTATCCCTCTTTCTCTCTACTGTCCCCTTCATTGTTCTTGTGGATGAACATGAGTTCTATGATTAAGTTGTAGGACTTCGTTCACGCCATTTTAGACGCGTTTACTTAAGTCAATAATAATTATGCTAACTCTCCTAATTTGGttatgaatttatataatatcaATAGTTTCGATTTGAAACTCTCCAGATGCCCTTCTAATTTTTCATCACCTTCTGCCACATTGAAACAAGGAATGGAAACGGTCTTGTATGGACGATTTTGTACAAATGACTGCTAGATTTGTGGAAGAGTTGGAATTACCTGAACCAAAGTCTGGAGTGGCAACTTATGAATCATTCTACCATATAGAAGGAGGTGATAGCACTCTCATTACTTGATATCATATAGAGGTTTACAAGGCTGAAGAATTTAGATAATTACTGGTCATCTTACTGTCTCATGCTCCATGCTCTAGAGAAAGTAATTAATGGCTTTATGCTTTGTGTTTAAGGGAAGAATTTAAAAACTaccaattaaaataaataaatgtgaacAATATATTTCAAGAACAAAtattacaattaaataaataaattacaaaattaaattggaGAGATATAAAAATTGACACCgaaaattttatagtggttaGCACAACTGGTCTACATTCACTTCACAAGGATATGCCACTAGAACTTAACTCTTTCTACAATTTAAAGTAAAGTCGAACTGTACAACGTTCTTTTTCCGAGCGTAAGAACAAAACCCGATCTTTCCACGATTAAGGATCAAACCCGATTTTTTCCACGATTAAGGATCAAACTATTACAACTGCTTTTTCAAGATCAAGAGCTACCCTTATAATGgtttggaaaaaataaatagcACACTCGACAAACTCTTTAAAatagtggatttacaaatttcaCACTTAATGAATCAATCCTCACAACATAAAGATCTCTcttcaagaagaacaagaagaaatgaaaagaagaaaattgagactagtgagagagcaacaatggtaGGCTTATGTgttatggaggattgaaaataataaaattgttatcaCAATTTAGAAAGAAGATGAATTAAATAGAGAGGAAAATTGttgaaaactaatttaatttggtCATTGGatcttgaaaaaagaaaaagaatgatagAGATTTTAAACTCAACCAACCATtagacacaaaaaaaaaaaaaaaaaatcaaaagtccacaTGTGTTACTCCTCCATCTGTGCAGCTAGATGGTccactttgatgagaaaaattataCACGTCATCAATTCTGATATTTTCTATTAAGTTTATTTCAATCATATCTTTTTTGTTCGAACTCTTATTTAAGTGATTTAAATTGTGTTGAAACCGTTATTCGAACTCTACGCAATGGATACTTCAAAATACTAAAGTTGTTAGTGAATAAGAGCAattttgttatcatcaaaatattaattaattaattagttaaaattaatataatttgagattaagggccaaaaaaaCCAACACTAAGATGTTtcacataatatttttttaaataagatcTAGAGGAGAGtattaattgataaatttacaaaagctcaaattttgaattgatacaattattcattaatcgatttatattataacaatcGCAAAATTTAGGAGAGAGCttaaattttctcaattaaagtAATCATATAGTGGACATCTTGCATATTAAATCCATTTATCATTCttgaaaattgaattatatatatatgcatgtatATGCACAGTTCTAAGCCTCGATTTATGTCCAAAATTCTAAAGAATATTATTACAAATAGTTTCAAAACGTTTTGAAATTATAGGAgagtaaaaaaacattaaaattttgcttcttaatctttgattcaATAATTTGTCAATAATTATGGTGGAATTAAAGATGTCCACGGGGCGGGGCGGGACGGGGCGGAGATTCCACGAGAAAAATTCCTCgcctttatttttctctaacatttttttttcaattaaatattaatattatattatagtatatatatatatatatatatatatataatttacaattctataaacattttcaattgaattttcatttaaatgaaatattatcaattttactaataaaacaataatacacatgtaatttaaaaatataattaaaatgctaaaatctcataatttgtaaaaattaaattcaacatttagaGCATCCTAacttaaatattacaacatcaaatgaattaaagtaataaaatcttgacttaaataattaaaaacattcataattatcttaataaagctacaatattatattatatatattaaaaatttataatttatatacaaagtcGGAGCGAGGGCCGGGGGTATATTCCCCGTCCCTGGCCCcgaattttaaatgaaaaaaaaattcctcactccttccccaattcCCTATGTATTCGGGGATTCCCCGTCGTTCGAGGTGGTCCCATGGATTTTTGGACATCTCTAGGTGGAATCTTACCATTGCTATGAACAATGACAgctcatatattttataaagaatgagatttttag
This genomic window from Benincasa hispida cultivar B227 chromosome 4, ASM972705v1, whole genome shotgun sequence contains:
- the LOC120076387 gene encoding AIG2-like protein D isoform X3, which encodes MSSTAPSPVVVAASPSDQSHSLHNVFVYGSLLADDVVRVLLKRIPQSSSAVLHGYQRFSVRGRVYPAILPVENNRVTGKVLFGITKPELDIFDIFEDVEYERSVVEVSLADGSEKLSALTYVWSNNRDPDLLYGDWNFEMPF
- the LOC120076387 gene encoding AIG2-like protein D isoform X2, giving the protein MASHQRFSVRGRVYPAILPVENNRVTGKVLFGITKPELDIFDIFEDVEYERSVVEVSLADGSEKLSALTYVWSNNRDPDLLYGDWNFEEWKRSCMDDFVQMTARFVEELELPEPKSGVATYESFYHIEGDIEDVFQSVVLSCENGCPNISRRDSMISRAIIMGSCFVAKTSESLAKIYARFFSFSRIQHLYASRTFQGAFCARTRE
- the LOC120076387 gene encoding AIG2-like protein D isoform X1: MSSTAPSPVVVAASPSDQSHSLHNVFVYGSLLADDVVRVLLKRIPQSSSAVLHGYQRFSVRGRVYPAILPVENNRVTGKVLFGITKPELDIFDIFEDVEYERSVVEVSLADGSEKLSALTYVWSNNRDPDLLYGDWNFEEWKRSCMDDFVQMTARFVEELELPEPKSGVATYESFYHIEGDIEDVFQSVVLSCENGCPNISRRDSMISRAIIMGSCFVAKTSESLAKIYARFFSFSRIQHLYASRTFQGAFCARTRE